The sequence CTCCAAACAGAGTATATAATCAATTAGACGAAAAAAACTTATACTGACAAGAGGATAAGCGTTATAAAGTTAATACAATGgaactaaatttgaatttttttattccgaATTCGTCGGTAATTTTTTGCTCTGGACCATTGCTTTCTTTTAATGTTAAACTAGTTTCTttatagaagatattttaattcgaaGCTGAACTGGAAGGAGTTGCTTCAATTCTTTTGCTAAATGCAGCTTTCGACGATTGCGGGTGAATAGTATTTAAAATCCTTTACTTCACAATCTTAAAACTCGCACAACCAGAAGCAATGAACATGTTGAATGTTAATTCCGCttctcatttttacattttattgtgcTACTATTCTATTCAAAGTATTGTAATGTTTTAATTCTCctgcattaattttttagattaaatatttttattccgaaTTTTTAGAAGGGTCCTTTTCAGCTTCGAGTATGCGTGCTCCTCTGCATGGTAAAGCTAATTTATTAGGGGAATGGGTTTTTTAGTGCAAAATCGATACAATTTGCTGTCAACATTCCTTTGTTAATAATTCAGAGCTACAACTGACTAAAATATTGAATAGTATTTTTAGGCTTCCTACACGGCATACAATTAAAGTACTTCGAGTAGAAGGTTAAAAATGCAAAGCTTCGCAGGAGTTTAcatgttttgctttttaatattaagatgGCACACTAATTTTGTTTACTCTTCAGGAACCTATCGATATGTCGGAAGTGGCAAGTTCAAGTTGCAGCAAAGGTCCTCCAATTGGTGTTAATTCTCCTCCCGGTACCTCAGCAGATTTGAAATGTCTGTCGTCTGAAACTTTACCTACTGCCCCGGTTCAGTCGGAATCCTTCACTGTCAGTCAAGCAGCTACCAGAGCTAAAGATTGCTGCTGCTGTGAGATCATTGATCGATGTTTCAATTGGTGTAAGAAAAATGTATGCCCTCGGAGGAACCTATACAATAAGGGTGTGTTCTTGCTGGCAATGATTACATTTTTTGTCAACTTTATTGTAAAACGCAAGGAGGATTATAAGCCTAACTGGGAAGTTCTCTATGCCACTTTGCTAATAATGTATTGCAGTTTGTTCACTTGCTTTTTTGAAAGGGGTAGTTATTCTAAATCGTTCTGGCTTATATACCCAAAGAGAAAGAAAGTTGATAGCAGTCCTAAGAAATCTCCTGGACAGGAAGGTGAATACGGTAAGttgtattgatttcttttttcaataaagcaGTTTTTCTCTACAAACGTAATTGAAACAAAGATCGAAAGTTTAATAGACGAGGGGAAGtttttaaccctttacactcggatgGCGACTCTCAATccccattcaagatggtgcatcattttgacgttttattttttacttgtcaAATGACTACAAAATTGTGAGACGGgggaatacaaattaaaattaatatataaaattttttggagCAATGAACAAGTTCTTGTCTTAAGTGAATAAATTTGTATCGAATCACATTTCCGagtacaaaagtttaaaattgagTATTGGTTGCCTGGTGATTGGACGCAATTTCATGACGAAAGGgcggataaaaaaaaacttagttttcATCAAAATTGGATTTGAAAAGCACTAAGCATTCGGATATAGTGCACTTTCAATCTGCAATGAAATACTATGGCATGGCAATACAGATTAGAATGCCAACTCGGGATTGGACAATGATCAAGTAATGTCGTTAAAAGTTGCGAGATTATTCCTATGTATTCTTTTAGACTCTAAACTGGacataaattttactaaatatcctAAATCTCGATTTCCAGCAACTATGCACGAAAATATACAggtcacaataaaaaaaataccgatttttaaagttctgaaattttcGAAATCTACACTGGTTAAGAGACGGTATGCGTAGAAATCGCCCTGATATTATTCTGTTGATTTTTCTCAAAGGTGGGGGGAGCAGACATAGAGGCCGATAAGTAGCAAGCTCTTCTGAATCGGTATTGCTTTTGTAACTATATTTCCAAAAAGTTTCCCTGTCGAAGACAGCTGCTGAAGATAAATAATCGTGATGCCCCTAAAACAACATGACCAAAAATACCGCGTAGAATCGGCTTCagaaaaatttatcagttttctATGGTAAACTATTTCATGGTAGTAGATGGGGGGGGGAATTGTAAACTCAATCGTCCGGTGAGAATAATATAGTCAACTCTTCGAAAGTAGATTTTTTAGTGTAATTTCGGTGAATGTATAGGTTAAGTCTTGTTTTTTAATGCTTCCCCTCTTTGAGTCAAAagcaaagttattttaatttttttaaaattcgctaAACacttcatttctataaaattcttgaaaaacgtCCATTTAGTACTGTATTGGTTATATCTCGGTAGCTTTTTACTTCAATCTTTTCCGGGTTCCCTCGACTTCATTGTGTAGTTTTAAAACGCTTTCTGCAAATCTTGCTTCGACTTTGAACAATTTACAATTCAGTGTTCCACTGTATAACACTTGCTCCTTTTTTAACGCTTATTTGTTTTAAAGCGTTTTTATCGGTTCCTTCTGAAAATTGAATTAGTATATGCAAAATAGCCTTACAATCTGTCCAAAAAGTATTGGACACACAAGTTCAGATTTTTATCATGTACTTGGATGTACAAATGAAAcgaaaacaaagaaatgaatattttgacgTATACTAATCGTAATTCAAACTCTCGTGTAATGCAATTTTGGTTATAACTGAAAATAGAAGAAATCGAGTAAAAAAAAACGTGCTCATAGTGAGGCACtttccaataaaataaacaaagaaaacgtaaaattaataagaaagggCGGCCCAACAAGACATTATGACCTCTCGGTCTATTTCGCATGTATTGTaccaatgtttttgaaaaatgatccATCAATTTCGGGCCCCTCCTTATCAAATGTTTGAAATCCTGCTTGTTAGAAACTTGATGTTCATACAATTTTTGCTGCAAATTATCCCACGCATGTTCAATAGGACTGAAGTGTGAACTTTGTGCCGGTGTCTTAATAACAGTAGGGATCCATAACTTGCAAATATCAGCTGCAGGTTTCGCCCTGCTACTGATATTTGCTTGGCACAgctaaaatcttgaaattaatataCAGTTTGTCTCGAGATTCCCAGCTTTCTCatactttgctttaaattttgcttaaGAATGTGAAGATGAACACATTTATTCACTGTAtcctcaataaaataaaagttcccGACACCAGTGCTTACCATGAAACCCCAGACTATTTGATTGCCACCTCCATATTTGATAGTAGGCCGTACATTTTTGACATGCATTGCTGTATTTGGGTTCCGCCAAACTTTTTGCTTATCATCCGATCCGAAAATGTTGTATTTGCTTTAATcaacaaaaattgcatttctctGAAATTCTTGGCTGATTTACATTCCTTTTAGCAAATGCCAGCCTAGCTTGTAGATTTGCTGTGCTGATGTAGGGCTTTCTTTGAGGTactaagaaatgttttaagaaaacaaatatcattgCATACAGTTTTAGGATTTGCTGATTTTCCGAACTTAATTTTACATTGCAGAGTCAATTTTACTGCACTAGTTTTTGAATTGAAGGAAACATGTTTCATAATCCACCTCTCCTCACTTTCATTAAATGTCCTTGGACGCCCTGATCTTTGCTTGTTTTCAATACTATTTCTTTGCTTGAACctgtgaataatgttaaaaacagtaCTTATTCAGTTTCAAGATATATCCTATACAACGAGCtgattttacatctttttttccactgacttattacaatattttttacaacaaccGCTATATCTTTGTTTAtcgcaatttttttctataaattatctgttaatttttgtttaaaattagtctAAAAAAAGTAGTAGCAAATTCAGTTTCTATTTATGTGCTATGTTGAATTTCTCATTccaaaagtgtcccaatacttttttggcTCCTATTTGTCTTTGAATTGTATCTGAAAAGctatatcaatttataattttaaaatgccaatGAAACTTTCCTTACAAATCGtacacaaaatatttctagattcattttgtttttattttaatgtttccatttttgtttcaatttataaatggCTTTGTAGTTATTTCTGCCAAGTATCCCAACACTTTTTTTGAGTTACTGTATGCATTGATTTGGTATAGTTTTTGAATCTAGAATTGAATGTTTTTGCACTTGATATTTATAGGAAAAAACGAATCGTTTTAATGCCAAATTTTTCCAAGTTTCAGActtactttaataataaacaaagtaacgtaatatttttaagcatcttcATTGAACTTGGTTTCATGctcataaaaatggatttttgtaaTGGATTTTCCACATGTATGTAGTTCTCATATTTGGGccttttttttcatgaaaaggcagttttaaatatctttcaaacgtAATCGCAGCTAACGGATTTCATATAATTAGATTTGATTAAAAACGGCCAATATTGGTAGAATTTGAGTTATTTTCAGTATGCTATGCAATGTTTTAACaatcattaataatgaataagttttaataatttaaatttaagactaAAGGTAGAAAAATTTATCTTGGCATACTGATctcttaaatactttttaattgcaaaagtatgtttaaaaaagaataaaatcgtACGAAGAAAgcatttccatttcaaattttgagaacatctagtttctaatattttttgtaaattgtcCTTCTGTTGTACATTTCCCGAACTTGTTGATTACGAGTTTCGCAAGTTAGAAGGGATTATCTAATTAGACGTGAATTAAGTATATAGATTTGTAAATCTCGTGCGAGTTGTTCAGAAGTTAACCCTTAAAATCAAAAGATCCATTACTTATAAAAGGCTTTTCTCTTCTAATCAAAATTCGCatcatttcaactttttaaaactatttcatagGCAATTTAAATTGGccatagttaatttaaaattttggctcGGAAAATTATTAACTGCTTGTATTTCATCCATACCGGGTTAtgttattttttccaataaaaatatgcgtaatttttaaatttgttagaaTTGCGTAACATTCCTAAGAACTCGCATTtccttttaaaactaaatgaatttttcaatttcattgaaagtTATTATAGTGAGCACAACAAAATCTCGTCTTTAAGCCATCGTCCATTCAGTAGATAATTCTTGCACATCAAAAGGCAAAATGTTTTAATCATCAAAACAATTCGAGCACTAAATCTTGATAAATCGGGTTTAAAACTCGAAAGACTTATTTGGAATTGCATCTTGTTGTCGTCCTCCtcatctgactgcagttcaaaattacgaggtccgtcctaaaataaccctagtgttttAAAACGAGATGTTGATCCAACTGAACTTGGAATCGTGTTTGGCTGTGAACAAGGATGACAAATGCAAATGGCTAGAGAAGGAAATTCGGAGATGACAATAGATTTCATGGTCTTTATACAAACAATTCGAACCAAATAAACCAACtgctaaaattaatatatgtattgatAACTGTTGAGACTTTGATCTAAATCTTTCCATCGATAATGTCTCTTTACGTATTCATCTGAAAAAGTTATGATAAGAGCGAAAATTTCATATCTATAGACCTGAATCTTATCTTAAACTAAATCGTATTAACTGAAAGATATCTTAAACACATCTTTCTTCCTACTGTATTTGGCAAAACGAACTACAAAATGTGTCGTATTTTGCAATATTTGACAAATTTGAGGTAGAACATCCCTGTTGCTTGTCATACAGAAAGTGCTGTTAAGCGACTTGCGATTTCGTGCTAGCATTAGCGTTCCTGTCCTAAATTAAAAAGGCTATGATAAAGTGACTATTGGTATCGACAACAAGCAAGAGTTATGGCAAGCATTTTCACACGATCTTCCAATGTAAATCGGTTT comes from Argiope bruennichi chromosome 2, qqArgBrue1.1, whole genome shotgun sequence and encodes:
- the LOC129961651 gene encoding uncharacterized protein LOC129961651 isoform X1, with the protein product MTEPIDMSEVASSSCSKGPPIGVNSPPGTSADLKCLSSETLPTAPVQSESFTVSQAATRAKDCCCCEIIDRCFNWCKKNVCPRRNLYNKGVFLLAMITFFVNFIVKRKEDYKPNWEVLYATLLIMYCSLFTCFFERGSYSKSFWLIYPKRKKVDSSPKKSPGQEGEYVTVPETSPTDSIITESPGHGLIKEVKLDVYGVPGTSGIN
- the LOC129961651 gene encoding uncharacterized protein LOC129961651 isoform X2, whose amino-acid sequence is MSEVASSSCSKGPPIGVNSPPGTSADLKCLSSETLPTAPVQSESFTVSQAATRAKDCCCCEIIDRCFNWCKKNVCPRRNLYNKGVFLLAMITFFVNFIVKRKEDYKPNWEVLYATLLIMYCSLFTCFFERGSYSKSFWLIYPKRKKVDSSPKKSPGQEGEYVTVPETSPTDSIITESPGHGLIKEVKLDVYGVPGTSGIN